Below is a genomic region from Gemmatimonadaceae bacterium.
CTTCCTCCGAAGCGGCAAACACTCTTCTTCAGTGCTACGATACCGGGTCCTATCGCGCGGCTCGCCGGCCAGATGCTCAGGAATCCGGCGACGATCAATCTCCAGCGCGCTTCGGCGCCCGCGGTTGGGATAACTCAGGCGGTTTATCCGGTACCGCAGGAGCTCAAGGCCGCGCTTTTCCTTTCGCTATTGAAGCGTGGAGATCTGAAGCAGGCGCTTGTCTTCACCCGCACCAAGCATCGCGCCAACCGGCTCGCCGACAATCTCGTCAGGAACGGCATCGCGGCGGAGAGAATCCACGGAAATCGCTCTCAGGTGCAGCGCACCGCTGCGCTGGCGGGATTCAAGAGCGGCAGATACCCGGTGCTTGTCGCGACTGACATCGCCGCTCGCGGAATCGACGTGGAGGCGCTCGGTCACGTTGTGAATTTCGACGTGCCTCCTGCGGCGGACGATTACATCCACCGCGTTGGAAGAACCGGGCGCGCTGAAATGACCGGTGAAGCGTTCACATTCGTCGCGCCGGACGAGGAGGGCGATCTGCGGACCATCGAGCGTGCGCTTGGACGCCGTCTTCCGCGAGTCACCGTTCCGGAGTTCGACTACAATGCCCGTCCAGCGGGGCGACTGGAAATTCCCATCAGCGAGCGAATCGCCGGCATCCGTGCGCGGAAGAAAGAGGAACGGTCGAGAGCCGCGGCGAAAGCAGCCCGACGGGCGGGCCATAGCGGCAGCGAACGCGCTGGCCCTGCCGGCACCAAGCGTCGGGAAACTCGCGACGCAAAAAGCGCCGGCGGGCACGGGCCGAAGAGCCCGCGCCGCCGACGCAGCCGCTAGTCTAGATCTTCACGAGCTCGACGCGCCGGTTGTTCGAGCGACCTTCAGCGGTGTCGTTGCCGCCGACGGGTTTCGAATCACCGAATCCCTTTGACTCGAGCCGCCCGGCATTCACTCGGTACTCTTTCACAAGAGCAGTCTTCACTGCCGCTGCGCGCTTGTCGCTCAACGTGCGATTCGCGTCCTTCGCGCCAACATTATCGGTGTGACCTTCGATTCGCAGCTTCAGCTCCGGGTGCTGCTCGAGCATCGCCGCAATCAGCTTCAGTGTCGGCGTCGACTCCGGACGCAGCCTGTCGCTGCCCGTATCGAAGAGCAGTCCCTGCGTTGCGGTGTGACCGGCAGCCATGAGATCGTCATAGATGGACTTGCGGCTTTCGGCAACGCGGATTCGCCCGACGTAGGCGGGGTTCTCGTCGCTCCGTGCATCGATGACGAGATGCAGGACCTTCGATCTCTCGAAGTTGGCGTTGGGCACATTGGCCAGCCGCTTCTCGTCGAGATAGACCTTCACGTATTTGCCGTCGCCGAGGATGCGGAGCTGTGCCGGCTTCCCACGGTAACGGAGTCTGCTCGGCTCGTTGTTGGTGAGCTTGACCTCGCCGCCGCCACCGCCACGCAATGCTACTCCGTCGCTTCCCCAGCCGATTACCGACGTGCCTGCGTCATCGATGCGCCCTACGCTGCCGCGAAGATGAAAACCCGCTCCGTCGAGCGATGGCCGGTTGATGACGTCGATCTCGATGGTGAACCGCTGCGGCAGAACTTCCGGTAGCGGTATCGTGAGCTTGCTCTGGCTCGTCGCGCGCAAAGTGCGCCGGCCGCCGAGCTCGGCGACTTCCATGTTTCCTTCGACGAACTGAAGGCGCGTCGGGAAGTTGCCAACCTTATCCTCTGTAAAGTCGGCGTAATAGATCACTCTCTCGCCGGGAACGAAGTCATAATTGGTCCAGAGCACTGCGACCGGAGCGGCGGGTGCTGCGACCGGAGTCGCGGCGCCTGCCATCGCAGCCGGGCCGCCACTGCCGGCCATTCCCTGCATGATCTTCATCGCCGCCGCCATCTCGGCGCCGTTGCCCTGCATCATTTTCATCGCCGCCGCCATGTTGGCGCCGGACATTCCCGCGTCCTTCATCGCAGCCGCGGCTGCGGCGTTGGACAAGCCGTTCATTTGCATCATCTTCATCGCAGCGGCGGCGGTAGCTGCGTCCGATACTCCACTTCCGCCGCCGCCCTTGATCATTTTCATTGCTGCGGCTGTCGCTGCGGCGTTCGACAGTCCACCGCCGCCAATCGCGCCCATTGCACCGCGCGCAGCAGCGCCGGCTATTCCGCCTTGTCCCATCGCCTTTGCGGCCGCACCCGCCGCGGCAGTAGACGCAGCGCCGGTCGCCATCGCCGCAGCTGTACCGCCAACGCCCTGGCCCGAGAGCATACCCATGATGCCGCTGTTGGCGCATGGTCCCTGACCCGTCACGGCAGACGCAACTGCTGCTCCGGGCACGACGGTGCACGCAACACCAATTGCTGCGCCCTTCACGGCATCAGTGCCCGCAGCCTTCGCAGCAGCCTGCACGGTTTTGTTGCCGGCGACTGCCTTCGCCTTGTTCATGAGGCCGCCGAATCTCCCGGTTTTTTTGGGCTTGAGAGAATCGGGAACGACCGAGTCGGCTGGTGTTGCGGGGGCGGCTGGGGCCTGTGCTCCAGCGAGAGCGGCGACCGAGGCGACGAGCAGCATCGTCAACGGTGTGAGATGCATGCGCGACATGTAGGGCCTCGAGGGCTGCAATAAAAGTTTTGACTACGCGGATTGGAACATGTGGCGCGCCCGCGCTTATAGCAAGCAAATCACTTCTGCGTGGCTTTGAGAGGTGAGTCGCTTTCAGCCGGCCACTCAGCCGCTGCAGGGGGCACGAACTATGAGACCGGCAAGACCAGAGAGGGAATCAGGGGGTTAACGGCCGTGGGAGCTAGTACTTCGCGATCTCCCTGTAGGCCGTCTTGAAGTCCTCGACCTGCGGCAGGATCGCGTCCTCGAGCTGCGGCGCATAGCCCACGAACGTATCGGTTGACGCAACGCGGCCGACGGGAGCGTCGAGCCACGCAAAACATTCCTGGGCGATCGCGGCCGCGATCTCGGCGCCGTAGCCCCACGAGAGGGAGTCCTCGTAAGCCACTATGACGCGCGACGTCTTCTTCACCGACCCGAACACCGCCTGCTTGTCCCACGGGCTCAAAGTGCGGAGGTCGATTACCTCGACGGAAATTCCCTCGTCCGCCACTGCGTTAGCCGCCGTGAGCGCGCGCTGCAGCGTCGCGCCATAAGTCACGAGAGTCAGATCGGTTCCTTCGCGTACGATTTTCGCCTTGCCGAACGGAATCATGAAGTTCGGCCCGGGATTCGGGCTCTTGTTATAGGTCTGTCTATAGAGATGCTTGTGCTCGAGGAAGATCACGGGATCGTCGCAGCGGATTGCGGTGCGCAGGAGCCCGTTGGCGTCCAGCGCGGTCGCGGGACAAACCACTCTCAGTCCGGGACAGTGCGTGAACAATGTCGCGCCGGTCTGTGAGTGATAGATCGCGCCCCGGATATACCCGCCGTACGTCGTGCGCACGACGACAGCCGCTGAAAAGTTGTTGTTCGAGCGCCAGCGCATCGTCGCCAGCTCGTCGCGCAGCTGCATGTACGCGGGCCAGATGTAATCGAAGAACTGCACCTCGACTACCGGCTTGAACCCGCGGATCGCGAGACCGATCGCGCGTCCGACGATGTTGGCCTCTGCGAGCGGTGAGTTGTAGACGCGAGCGCCGCCGAATTCCTTCTGCAGTCCCCACGTCACCTTGAAGACGCCGCCTTTTCCCTTCACCTGGCCCAGGTACTTGTCGCGTGATACGTCGGCGACGTCCTGTCCGAAGACGAGAATCCTCTCGTCGCGGCGCATCTCGTCCTTCATGCATGTGTTCAGAAGGTCGACCATCGTAGTCGGCTCGCCGGTGAACTTCGGATCGTCCTCCGTATCGAACTGTTCTCCGGTCGGATCCACATCCGGTGAGTAGACACCGTAGTACACTGTGTCCGCGGCGGGCTGCGGTTGCGCGAGTGCGTCATCGGTTGCGGCGAGGACTATCGCGTCGACCTCTTCCTGGATCTGCTTGATCTGCTCGTCGGTCGCGTGTCCCTCTGCGACCAGCCATCTCGGAAATACGGTAACGGGATCGCGTGCTGCGTCTGCCTCCCGCTCCGCCGGAGGGCGGTACATCGTTTCGTCGTCGGAGAGTGAGTGCGAGTAGGGACGAATGACTTTCGCGTGAACGAGAGCCGCTCCCTTCCGCGCGCGCACGTGCGCGACCGCACGCGACATCACCTCGTGGCTCGCCAGCAGGTCGCACCCGTCGACTTCCTCGACGAGGAGGTTTGGAAAGGAGCGCACCAGGCGCGAGATGCTGCCGCCGGCGGTGTTGACTTCCACGGGAACGGAGATGGCGTAGCCGTTGTCTTCGACGAGATACAGAACCGGCAATGAGAGGTTCGTCGCCGTGTTCAGCGATTCCCAGAACTCGCCCTCGCTCGTCTGGCCTTCCCCTGTCGTTACGAGGACGATCTCGTCTTCCTTGAACCCTTCGCTGATCCCGATCAGCTTCGCGCGGAGAGTCGCTTCGCCAGAGCCAACAGCCTGCAGGAACTGGGTGCCAGTGGGAGACGACGCCGAAACGATATTGAGGTCCTTGTGGCCCCAGTGGCTCGGCATCTGCCGCCCGCCGGATGCCGGGTCCTTTGCCGCGCCGACTGCGGAGTAGAGCATCTCGGCTGGAGTCACACCAAGCATCAGGCACAGGGCGCGATCGCGATAATACGGGTAGAACCAGTCGTAACCCGGCTTCAAAATCATTCCGGCCGCCGTCAGAACTGCCTCGTGGCCGGCGCCCGAAATCTGGAAGAAGATCTTGTTCTGCCGTTTGAGCTGGACTTCCTTGTCGTCAATCCGCCGGGACAGGAGCATGTTCCGATAGGCCGCGACGAGCTCGGCCGAGCCGAGGCCGGCGGACGTTCGGGGGGATGTCTTTCGATCTGGAAGGGTCTTTGTGGCCATCTCTAGGGTCGGATTGCGTGGAATCGACGCTAATAATAGTAGCCGCAGCGGGGCGATGGCTACGACGCAGGGCCCTTGCCACGGCTCTCGGCTGCGTGGCCAGCAAATCGCGGTAGGACCGCCTGGTAAGTGTGAACTTTACGCGGGGAGCCGAACATGTTTAATCGAACGACCTGGGCCGCAGCCGCTCTATTCGCGGTCTTGACTGCGTGCAGTCAACGCGCCGTAACGCCGGCCGATTCTGCCACTGGAACGAATCCGCCGGGGTCGAACACCGGCGTGCCGGCAAATCAGCAGAGCGACTGGACAGCCATCGAGAAGATCGAGGCCGAGGCGAAGACGCTCGCAAAGACTGCCGGATGCACAGCGAGTGGCGATTGCAGAGCAGCGCCCGTCGGGTCGCGCGCCTGCGGGGGCCCGCGGTATTACCTGCCGTACTGCGCGAAGACCACCGACTCAGTCGCGCTCTTCCGCAAGCTCGACGAGGTCGCAAAGGCTGAGCAGGCGTACAACAGGAAGTACAACCTTGCGTCCACGTGTGAGTTCCGGATGCCGCCCACGGTGAACGCGGTCGGAGGATCGTGCGTGGCACAATAGCCCGGAAGCGTTACCTTCTCTGGCGAGTGTGACCCCAAGTCCCCAACCCTCGCCAGAGGACACAATGAATCTCGTCGCGCGCGCAAAGGCGATTCTGATGACGCCGAAGCAGGAGTGGCCCGTGATCGATGCGGAGCCGCTGAATGTCCGCGAGCTGTTGCTTGGTTATGTGCTTCCACTCGCCGCGATCGGGCCAATTGCACGGTTCATCGGCGTCTCGGTCTTTGGGCTCGGAGGAATTTTCCGGGTCCCGGTCGGAACTGCGCTTTCACAGGCGATAGTCGCGTTCGTTCTCGCCGTGATCAGTGTGTTCGTGCTCGCCTGGGTGATCAACGCCCTGGCGCCGCAGTTCGGCGCCACGCAGGACATGAATCAGGCAATCAAGCTCTCGGCCTACAGTGCAACCGCCGGATGGGTAGCGGGAATCTTCTATATCATCCCGGCACTGTGGATTCTTGCCCTGATTGGCGGACTCTACAGCCTGTATCTCTTCTGGCTCGGGCTACCGGTGATGATGAAGGTTCCTGCTGAAAAGGCGGTGCCCTACATCGTCGTAATCGTGATCGCGACGATTGTTTTCTACTGGATCACGGCGTTTATCGCTGGGCGAATGATGTACATGTAAGACCCGCAAATGCGAAGCACTGCTCGTGCGCAGCAGCCGCCACAACATTCCCGCCTTTAGTCGCCTAGAAGTCCACCGGTCTGAGGTAGGACTCGCCGATCGCGCTATGGCTGAGCATGGCGACGGTGGGCAGCTTTCGCTTCCAGTGTGTTCCCGCCAGTCGCCCGCGCACGAGCTCTACTTCCTCGCGGCTGAACCCGTGCGCCTCGATCTCGCTAGGCCCATACCCATGCACGAGCCAGTTGAGGATCTCGTCCGCCCGTGCGTAGGTGATCCCGAAATCCTCTTCGTCAGTCTGGCCCTCGATGAGATCAGCCGACGCGGGCTTCGACACGATCACGTCGGGTACTCCCAGGTGCCTCGCGAGCGCCCACACCTGTGTCTTGAACAGATCACCCAGCGGATTGATCGGCGGTGAGTCGTCGGCATGCCAGGTGAAGTACCCCAGAAGGCGCTCGGTCTTGTTGCCAGTCCCTATGGGCAACCCGCGATATTTTGCGGCGAGGTCGAACAGCGCGATCATCCGCGTCCGCGCCATCACATTGCCTCGCCGGGCGGGATCGGCGTCAGGCTCGCTCGCGAGATAACCGTCCACGGCCGCCGAGATGTCGACAGTTCGCGTTTCGATTCCGAGCGAGTCAATCACCAGCTGAGCATGCTCGAGGGAATCCTGACTGGAGGTGCGGTAGGGAAGTCGTACTCCAATGACGTTCGATGCGCCGAGCGCGCGGGCCGCGAGAAACGCGGTTACAGCTGAATCGACTCCGCCGGAGATTCCAATCACACACTTATCGAAGCGCCGCAGGCGGAATTCTTCTCTCAGAAAAGTTGTGAGCCAATCAGCCGTGAGCGCGGGATCGATGTCCAGCGATGGCGGGCCGATGATGCTCGGCGGCGCCGCGATAACCTCGACACTCCTATCACTTTTCATCCGCGACGATTCTGCCCGCTGACGCGACGTCGCCTCTACGGATTCGCCGTCGGAGCTGCCGGCGATTTCCGCCTCCATCTCACGTTTTGCTGTTGGAGAGCCTGTCCCTTCCAGCACCGGCTCGCTTCCGTTCCTCGAGGCGGGATCGTAGTCCACAGGCACCGGCTCGCTACGCTGGATTTTTCCAATCGTCCTTACCATGTGCGGAAGCATCGTTTGCAGATCGGTGAGCAGCGGCAGCTCCACGCGCGCTCGCGTGAGATCCGAGGTGTCGAGAGTAGCGATGATGATCGCCTCTTCCCAGAGCGGCGCGCGCAGCTTCACGTCGCCCTTCGGACCGGCCACCATCGAGCCACCGGCGAACGTCTTTCCACCCTCGGTACCTACGAGCTGCACGAGCGCTACAAAAACGCCGTGCTCCGAAGCGATGTCACGCGCGAGCCGCTCCCAGCGCTCGAGTGTGCTCGGGCCCGGCCTATCGTCGGTGCGCGGAACGACGCCACGCGCGGGCGAAGCCGACGCGATGAAGATCACCTGAGCGCCGTCGAGCGCCGCTATCGTGCCCGACAAGCTGTGCCACGCATCCTCGCAGACAAGCATCGCCGCGCGACCCCACGAGGTGTCGAACGCGCGAATCTCGAATCCGCGATCCACGAACCGCTCCTCGTCGAACAGCCCGTACGTCGGAAGAAAAACCTTGCGGTGGATGTGACGCACGACGGGAGCGTCGCCTCCCAGCGTCACATAGAGAGCGCTATTATAGATTGAGTTGTTCCAAACTTCGTAGAAGCCGAGCCCGACATCCATTGGAGCGAGAGACGGAACCGCAGCGCGGTACTGGTCGTCGAGATCGCGGACGAGCGTTCCGGCGGTTACCGCGTGGTCGCGCACGCCGCCCTCGAGGAAATAGCCGCTCACCGCGGTCTCGGGGAGGAACGCGACCTGAGGCCGCGGGTTAAGAGCATCGAGCTGCGCGAAAATCTCGCCCAGATGCGCGAGATTCCCGGCGTAGTCTCCCTTGCGCGGCTTGAACTGCACGATTGCCAGATGGACTGACTGATGCATTACACTGAAGTTGCCATGCCCACTCGGCGCGGGCAACGGGCGCTCTTGCTGGCGGTCGTTGTGCTCGCTCTCGCGCCTGCTACGTCGCCCGCCCAGTCTCGCGGAACCGAGGCGTGGCGCATCATCCAGCCTCCTCAGTCGTCGCAGATTCTCGCACGAGACGGCTCGCTGATCGCCGAAATCGGCACTGAGCTTCGCACCAGCGTCTCATTGCGAACGCTGCCGCGCTACGTCCCGCAGGCGTTCATTGCCGTCGAGGACCGCCGCTTCTACCAGCACGACGGTGTGGACGTGATAGGAATCGCCGGAGCGATCAAAGGCAGGATCCTCGGTGAGCAGAGAGGCGGAGCGAGCACCATCACGCAGCAGCTCGTCGGCAACATGCATCCCGACCTCGTGGACCGGCGGGAGCAGACTCTGGCCCGCAAGCTCCGTGAGCAGCAGGCCGCCCGCGAGATGGAGAAGCACTACACGAAAGCTCAGATACTCGAGGCGTATCTCAACCAGATCAATTTCGCGCACGGCTGGTACGGCATCGAGACCGCAGCGCGGCACTACTTCGGGAAGAGCGCAGCGCAGCTTTCACTCGCCGAGGCCGCCACGCTCGCAGCGATGCCGAAAGCTCCGGAGAATTACGAGCCGGTGAAATTCCCTGCGAGAGCAAGAGAGCGCCGCAACACCGTTCTCGCGCTGATGCAGCAGCAGGGATACATCACGCGCGCGCAGGCACAAGCGGCACAGGCGAGCAGAGTCGTTACCGTCCCGAACTATGGAGTCTCTATTGCGGCGCCGTATTTCGTCGACGTCGTGAAAGTCCAGGCGCGGCGTGCCGGAGTGCCGATCGCAAATGGCGGTTACCGCGTCTACACGACGCTCGACCCCGTGCTACAGCACGCGGCGGCGCTTTCCCTCACTGAAGGCACGGCAGAGGTAGAAGCAAGATCCGGGTACCGTCATGCAGCGATGGGAAACGGCAACGGCGATTACCTGCAGGGACTGGTAGTGGCGATAGATCCTGCCACGGGCGATGTCCGCGCGCTCGTCGGCGGACGCGATTACAGGACGTCGCAGTTCGACCGCGCCGTGGACGGCATGCGGCAGCCGGGCTCCTCATTCAAGCCGATCGTCTACGCCGCCGCTATCGCCGGCAGCATTGCTCCGAACGCAATCGTCGGCGACACGGCAATCGCCATCCCGCTTCCGAACGGGACCATCTACCGGCCGGACAATTCCGATCACGAGTACCTGGGCGACATCACGCTCCGCGAAGCACTCGCCAAATCCAGGAACGTAGTTGCAGTTCAGCTCGGCCAGACGCTCGGCATGGACTCGGTGATCGCGCTCGCCCGCCGGATGGGGATTACGTCGCCGATCGCTCCGTATCCGTCGAGTGCCATTGGCGCGTCAGTGGTTCAGCCGCTCGATCTCGTCGCCGCGTACACGACTTTCGCGAACCTCGGGACGCCGGTCGAGCCGCGCTTCATCAATCGCATCGAAGATCGGAGTGGCAAGACCGTCCTGAGCCCGCCCGTGCGAGTGCTTGCGCCTGCACTCGATCAAGGCGCGGCGTTTGTCGTGCGGGACATGATGCGTGACGTCGTCGAGCGCGGGACGGCGACGTCCATTCGTCGTTATCTGCCGGCGAGCATTCCCGTAGCCGGCAAGACAGGTACGACGAATGACAACACCGACGTGTGGTTCGTCGGGCTCACACCGGACATCGTTGCGGGAGTATGGCTCGGGTTCGACAAGCCGAAGACAATCACGGCCGGCGCAGCGGGCGGCTCGCTCGCCGCACCGATCTGGGGAAAAATGTTGTCGCGATACTACGCTCTCACGAAGCGGCCGGCCGATTCGTGGACCGTTCCCCCTGGCGTCACACCGGGCGAGCTGGACCGCGTGACCGGTGAGCTGGCGAACGAGGAGACTCCGCCCGATCGCGTTTACACCGAGTACTTCATTGAGGGAACGGAGCCGATTCCGTTGCGGCCCGAGCTGTTCAAGATCTTTCAGTCGGGGCCCATCATCAGGTAACGGGTCTCAGGCTGCGCCGGCGATCTCGAGTGGCTTGACCGGCGCAACAGCTTCCGCCGGCACAAGAGCAACCTCGAGCACCTCTCGCAGCGTCTCCACCGGATGGAAGCTGAGAACGTTCCTCACTTCCTCCGGCACGTCCTCGATATCCGCCTCGTTCGCCTTCGGGATGATGATCGTCTTGATGCCGGCCCGGTGTGCCCCGAGCACTTTCTCCTTCAATCCGCCAATCGGCAGCACGCGACCGCGAAGCGTGATCTCTCCTGTCATCGCGACGTCTCCGCGCACGGGACGCTCGGACATCTCTGACACAAGCGCCGTCGCGATTGCAATTCCCGCCGATGGACCATCCTTTGGAATGGCACCAGCCGGCACGTGAATGTGCGCCTCGATTGCGCCGAGCCGGTCCTTTGGAATTCCCAGAACGGACGCGTTGTTCGTTGCATACGTGAACGCAGCGCGGGCCGATTCCTTCATCACGTCACCGAGCTGGCCGGTGAGAATCAGTGACACGGCGCCGCCGGGGCCCATCTGCTCGTTGTCGGTTGCGTGGTTGCCGTAGTACCGTCGTATTGACGCCTCGACGAACATGATGTCGCCACCCATCGGCGTGTAGTACATGCCGGTTGCAATTCCCACCTCCGGCTCCTGCTGTGCTCGCTCGGGATGGACCTTCGGCCGGCCGAGGAGCTCACGCACCTCGTCGGCAGTGATCGTCTCATCTACGATCGCTCCAGTCTCACCGCCTGCAATTTTGCGCGCCATCTTCCGCGCCACGGCGCCGAGCTGACGCTCGAGCTGCCGAACGCCGCTCTCGCGCGTGTAGTTCGAGACTACGCTCATCACCGCTTCGTCGGTGAAAGCTATGCCCTTGCCCGCGAGCCCCGACTCCTCGAGCTGGCGTGGAATCAGATACTTCTTCGCGATCTCAGCCTTCTCTTTTTCCGTGTATCCGGCGAAGTCGACCACTTCCATGCGGTCGAGCAACGGACCGGGAATGTTCTGGACAAAGTTGCCGGTCGCGATGAAGAGAACCTCGCTCAGGTCGAATGGCACGCCGAGGTAATGATCGGTGAACGTGTCGTTCTGCGCGGGATCGAGAACTTCGAGCAGCGCGGACGAAGGATCGCCCTGGAACGAGACGCCGAGCTTGTCGACTTCGTCGAGCAGGAATACCGGATTCTTCGTCCCCGCCTGCTTCATTCCCTGAATGATGCGGCCCGGCATCGCACCGACATAGGTCCGCCGGTGGCCACGGATGTCCGCCTCGTCACGTGCGCCGCCGAGCGAGACGCGGACGTACTCGCGTCCCAGCGCGCGGGCGATGGACTTGGCGATCGAGGTCTTTCCGACTCCCGGGGGTCCGATGAAGATAAGAATCGGCCCCTTCGCCATTGCCCGGGCCTTCGCTTCCTTCTTGTCGGTGATGGTCCGGTCCTCATCGTCGCCGATGGCGAGCGACGGCGTCGCTTCGTCTTTCTCGGGGCGAAGCTTTGACACCGGAAGCTCTCCCTGACTCTCGACCTCCTCGGCGAGCTGCTGCGCACGAAGCTGGCGCACCGCC
It encodes:
- a CDS encoding DEAD/DEAH box helicase, whose product is MAFSVFHLDRNLLKGIKELGFTRPTPIQTDAIPPALEGRDILACASTGSGKTAAFLLPILNRLVTRPRGKTRALVLTPTRELAAQIVEQLNALAVHTPVTAWPIIGGVGMGPQEHAFRSGMDVLVATPGRLLDHLRYPYSRLDSVEYLVLDEADRMLDMGFLPDITRILKHLPPKRQTLFFSATIPGPIARLAGQMLRNPATINLQRASAPAVGITQAVYPVPQELKAALFLSLLKRGDLKQALVFTRTKHRANRLADNLVRNGIAAERIHGNRSQVQRTAALAGFKSGRYPVLVATDIAARGIDVEALGHVVNFDVPPAADDYIHRVGRTGRAEMTGEAFTFVAPDEEGDLRTIERALGRRLPRVTVPEFDYNARPAGRLEIPISERIAGIRARKKEERSRAAAKAARRAGHSGSERAGPAGTKRRETRDAKSAGGHGPKSPRRRRSR
- a CDS encoding OmpA family protein, with amino-acid sequence MSRMHLTPLTMLLVASVAALAGAQAPAAPATPADSVVPDSLKPKKTGRFGGLMNKAKAVAGNKTVQAAAKAAGTDAVKGAAIGVACTVVPGAAVASAVTGQGPCANSGIMGMLSGQGVGGTAAAMATGAASTAAAGAAAKAMGQGGIAGAAARGAMGAIGGGGLSNAAATAAAMKMIKGGGGSGVSDAATAAAAMKMMQMNGLSNAAAAAAMKDAGMSGANMAAAMKMMQGNGAEMAAAMKIMQGMAGSGGPAAMAGAATPVAAPAAPVAVLWTNYDFVPGERVIYYADFTEDKVGNFPTRLQFVEGNMEVAELGGRRTLRATSQSKLTIPLPEVLPQRFTIEIDVINRPSLDGAGFHLRGSVGRIDDAGTSVIGWGSDGVALRGGGGGEVKLTNNEPSRLRYRGKPAQLRILGDGKYVKVYLDEKRLANVPNANFERSKVLHLVIDARSDENPAYVGRIRVAESRKSIYDDLMAAGHTATQGLLFDTGSDRLRPESTPTLKLIAAMLEQHPELKLRIEGHTDNVGAKDANRTLSDKRAAAVKTALVKEYRVNAGRLESKGFGDSKPVGGNDTAEGRSNNRRVELVKI
- a CDS encoding dehydrogenase E1 component subunit alpha/beta: MATKTLPDRKTSPRTSAGLGSAELVAAYRNMLLSRRIDDKEVQLKRQNKIFFQISGAGHEAVLTAAGMILKPGYDWFYPYYRDRALCLMLGVTPAEMLYSAVGAAKDPASGGRQMPSHWGHKDLNIVSASSPTGTQFLQAVGSGEATLRAKLIGISEGFKEDEIVLVTTGEGQTSEGEFWESLNTATNLSLPVLYLVEDNGYAISVPVEVNTAGGSISRLVRSFPNLLVEEVDGCDLLASHEVMSRAVAHVRARKGAALVHAKVIRPYSHSLSDDETMYRPPAEREADAARDPVTVFPRWLVAEGHATDEQIKQIQEEVDAIVLAATDDALAQPQPAADTVYYGVYSPDVDPTGEQFDTEDDPKFTGEPTTMVDLLNTCMKDEMRRDERILVFGQDVADVSRDKYLGQVKGKGGVFKVTWGLQKEFGGARVYNSPLAEANIVGRAIGLAIRGFKPVVEVQFFDYIWPAYMQLRDELATMRWRSNNNFSAAVVVRTTYGGYIRGAIYHSQTGATLFTHCPGLRVVCPATALDANGLLRTAIRCDDPVIFLEHKHLYRQTYNKSPNPGPNFMIPFGKAKIVREGTDLTLVTYGATLQRALTAANAVADEGISVEVIDLRTLSPWDKQAVFGSVKKTSRVIVAYEDSLSWGYGAEIAAAIAQECFAWLDAPVGRVASTDTFVGYAPQLEDAILPQVEDFKTAYREIAKY
- a CDS encoding Yip1 family protein, with amino-acid sequence MNLVARAKAILMTPKQEWPVIDAEPLNVRELLLGYVLPLAAIGPIARFIGVSVFGLGGIFRVPVGTALSQAIVAFVLAVISVFVLAWVINALAPQFGATQDMNQAIKLSAYSATAGWVAGIFYIIPALWILALIGGLYSLYLFWLGLPVMMKVPAEKAVPYIVVIVIATIVFYWITAFIAGRMMYM
- a CDS encoding NAD+ synthase, with product MHQSVHLAIVQFKPRKGDYAGNLAHLGEIFAQLDALNPRPQVAFLPETAVSGYFLEGGVRDHAVTAGTLVRDLDDQYRAAVPSLAPMDVGLGFYEVWNNSIYNSALYVTLGGDAPVVRHIHRKVFLPTYGLFDEERFVDRGFEIRAFDTSWGRAAMLVCEDAWHSLSGTIAALDGAQVIFIASASPARGVVPRTDDRPGPSTLERWERLARDIASEHGVFVALVQLVGTEGGKTFAGGSMVAGPKGDVKLRAPLWEEAIIIATLDTSDLTRARVELPLLTDLQTMLPHMVRTIGKIQRSEPVPVDYDPASRNGSEPVLEGTGSPTAKREMEAEIAGSSDGESVEATSRQRAESSRMKSDRSVEVIAAPPSIIGPPSLDIDPALTADWLTTFLREEFRLRRFDKCVIGISGGVDSAVTAFLAARALGASNVIGVRLPYRTSSQDSLEHAQLVIDSLGIETRTVDISAAVDGYLASEPDADPARRGNVMARTRMIALFDLAAKYRGLPIGTGNKTERLLGYFTWHADDSPPINPLGDLFKTQVWALARHLGVPDVIVSKPASADLIEGQTDEEDFGITYARADEILNWLVHGYGPSEIEAHGFSREEVELVRGRLAGTHWKRKLPTVAMLSHSAIGESYLRPVDF
- a CDS encoding PBP1A family penicillin-binding protein, which gives rise to MHYTEVAMPTRRGQRALLLAVVVLALAPATSPAQSRGTEAWRIIQPPQSSQILARDGSLIAEIGTELRTSVSLRTLPRYVPQAFIAVEDRRFYQHDGVDVIGIAGAIKGRILGEQRGGASTITQQLVGNMHPDLVDRREQTLARKLREQQAAREMEKHYTKAQILEAYLNQINFAHGWYGIETAARHYFGKSAAQLSLAEAATLAAMPKAPENYEPVKFPARARERRNTVLALMQQQGYITRAQAQAAQASRVVTVPNYGVSIAAPYFVDVVKVQARRAGVPIANGGYRVYTTLDPVLQHAAALSLTEGTAEVEARSGYRHAAMGNGNGDYLQGLVVAIDPATGDVRALVGGRDYRTSQFDRAVDGMRQPGSSFKPIVYAAAIAGSIAPNAIVGDTAIAIPLPNGTIYRPDNSDHEYLGDITLREALAKSRNVVAVQLGQTLGMDSVIALARRMGITSPIAPYPSSAIGASVVQPLDLVAAYTTFANLGTPVEPRFINRIEDRSGKTVLSPPVRVLAPALDQGAAFVVRDMMRDVVERGTATSIRRYLPASIPVAGKTGTTNDNTDVWFVGLTPDIVAGVWLGFDKPKTITAGAAGGSLAAPIWGKMLSRYYALTKRPADSWTVPPGVTPGELDRVTGELANEETPPDRVYTEYFIEGTEPIPLRPELFKIFQSGPIIR